The genomic stretch CGCAGGCACATGTGCCGTATTTTACGGTCGTCCTGCGAAGAGGATATGGCCTTGGGGCGATGGCGATGGCCAAAGGCAGTTTTCACGAAAGCGTTTTTACCGCGTCCTGGCCGTCAGGTGAGTTCGGGGGGATGGGAATTGAGGGAGCCGTCAAGGCAGGCTTCAAGAGAGAGCTCGAAGCGATCGCGGATCCCGAGGAAAGAAAAAAGCTGTTCGATCAATTGGTCAAGACGGGATATGACATAGGCAAAGCTATGAACGTGGCCTCTTTCTTTGAGATCGATTCGGTCATCGATCCGGCCGATACGCGGCAATGGATAATAAAAGGACTGATCTCAGTGCCTGGTGGAAGAATGAAGGGAGAGATCCCGTCCCGTTTTATTGACACCTGGTAGCAGGACTTTTTGTAAAATTGAAAGAGACTATTTGATACAGGAAGCTCCTTGTTCCTGCAAGTCCTTCGAATTGCCGTATTACTGAGGTCATCATATCCCCCATCACGCATTATTATGGTACCTGGAGGGTTCCTCTGGTTCCAAGGTTCATGACACAACGACTGCCAATGAAAATGACATTTTATATCGCTATCCCTTGCCATCAATAAGGGCTCTTATAATTTCTTTTGCTCCATCAGGAAGATTTTCCAACCACTCCTGCTCCTGCCCAGCGGGTGGGAAAACCTGTCCATATTTCAATATGCTGTCTGGCTCAATACCGCATAAATCAATCCAGATTGCATTTATATCCCAGTCAATGGACTCGCTCACATCCTTAATCATTTCCAGCATCCACCGCTTACGCTGTTCTGCATTCCTGCCAATTCTGACATCTCCGCGTATCCACATATGTCTGTTACATAGATGTCCGCTTACAAAACGATTGCTATCGAGGACTTCGTTAAAAATAACCTGTACATAGAACTCAGGTGCTCCTGTAGAATGAGAGTGTGACTTGGTTATTGCTTGTGCTGCCTTCTTTTTTTTCTCATCACTCAAAGTATTAGCTCTTACGTATACATTATAAGTTGGCATTCTTTCTCCTTTCGTTTGAAAACTTAGTGAAATGCATCATGTAGCAGTATAGCATGTTTGGGATTACAGATTAGAAAATTGATATCCTGGGCATCGTGTTTAAATTATCCTTAACGGATGCCGATACCGGAGAAATTCCGGAAGGACATACGTGAAAGGAGAAAAGATATGCAAAAGAAAATGTTAATAATCACACTCATCACGCTGCTTATCGTCTCTGTTGCTGTTGTTGTGCAGGCAGATCGGCGCGGATGGAGAGATGTAGATCGATATGATCACTGTGCCTATTACGGTTCAGGTTTTGACTCAGATGACGATTACGGACGCGGATGGGGCAATATGGGTCCCGGCATGATGTCACAAGGATGGTCACGTGATTACGATATGATGGGACCGGGTTGGCGTTACGGCGACCGTGAAGAATACCTCAAATTTCTGGATGAAACGTCGAGTCTCAGGAAAGAACTTCAAGCAAAAAGGTTCGATTACCAAGAGGCATTGAGGAACTCTGATACAAAACCTGAAGATATGGGAAAACTGGAAAAGGAAATGTACGCTCTGGAGCAGAAAATTAGCAGCAGATCACCCCGGGGATGCTGGTGGCAAAGAGATTGATCTTTAACAAAGGATCTTCGAGTGGAAAGGCAGGGTCAATATAAGCCCTGCCTTTTTTATTGATTGCCTAATGAAAGCGTGCGTTATAGAAAAAATGCTTGGCGAATAATTACAGGAAGAAGTGGATTCTTGACTTCACCCTGTAATTTATTGAAACGCCTCAGGGGTTCTGTATGCGCCTTTGTATATGTAATCGGTAATCAAAACAGGACCCCACTTGACATTGTCTGTCAAGATAAGTGTAAGCCGGGACAATCTACCATTTTGCAATAATCAATTGCCCCTGAGAAGTAACAATAGTTAACGAATCAGTCTTCACGGGGGTAAAGCTTTCTGACTGATCTTCAGGAGTTTCTTTTTCTGAAGAAGCTTCCGGTTTCGTCGTGTAAACGTAATAAATACCAACAATTACCAATGCTCCGACGATACCCCAGCCTACCGCATCACTCATTAAAGGTTCACCACCAGCTCCCCCGGCACAGGCGACCTTCTGAGATACCAGGGGAATCATTAAAGCGAAAAGCAATATGGCAATGACTAATTTTCGCAGCATGCCGTTACCTCCTGCCTCCTGTTGTTCAACATTATGGGCATTAATTATACCAGAACATGAAGCTCTCTGCCGTTTTTGATTATGATGTGAAATGTTCTCAATGAAGGGGTCAAGTCTACCGTTGACTCATGTCATGTTATATTGCAAGACCTGACCCCACCCTCCGTGTCCGTATATTGAATACATCAAATAAATTCGACCCTTTCATTGACAATGGGATTTGATGATGTTACGTAATAATATATGTTTTTTTTATGCTTTCTATCATCAGACACAACCGGAGACTGCTGTTTGATATGTTCCGGCAGTGTGCGTGACCCTCTCTTTTCCCCTTTAAAAACCTGCAATGGACGTGACGAAAGAACATGCGGTTCCCTGTTCGATATGAGCATGAGCGTTTGATGCAGGTATCGACATATATCAGTTGCTGAGCATGACCGTTATCCGAATCGGAAGATCTGATACTATCGGTACACATTCGTGACACTCACGTCATGCGGCGGACACGATCAAAAGGAGGGATTATCATGGTGG from Deltaproteobacteria bacterium encodes the following:
- a CDS encoding tautomerase family protein, with the translated sequence MPTYNVYVRANTLSDEKKKKAAQAITKSHSHSTGAPEFYVQVIFNEVLDSNRFVSGHLCNRHMWIRGDVRIGRNAEQRKRWMLEMIKDVSESIDWDINAIWIDLCGIEPDSILKYGQVFPPAGQEQEWLENLPDGAKEIIRALIDGKG